One window of Esox lucius isolate fEsoLuc1 chromosome 25, fEsoLuc1.pri, whole genome shotgun sequence genomic DNA carries:
- the LOC105022860 gene encoding cytochrome P450 4V2, producing MAIFLGAYTFGMLGASLFVGLLTYITYKLLSNYVHKWIEMKPIPEIEGTYPLIGNALQFKANPGDFFRQIIGYTEQFKNHPLMKIWIGPIPFLILFHAETIETVLNNPIHMEKAYAYKFLHPWLGTGLLTSTGDKWRRRRKMLTPTFHFSILTDFLEVMNEQAEVLVEKLNKEAGKGSFNCFNHVTLCALDIICETAMGKKIYAQSNHDSEYVRCVYKMSDIITRRQRMPWFWPDFVYNYFGEGWEHDRSLKVLHSFTSNVIYERAEYISYVESDSESDQGMRKRRAFLDMLLKTTDEEGNKLTHQDIQEEVDTFMFRGHDTTAAAMNWAIHLIGSHPEVQKKLQQELHEVFGVSDRPINTEDLKNLRYLECVIKESLRLFPSVPFFARNIGENCNINGFKIPKGANAIIIPYSLHRDERHFPQPEEFRPERFLPENNVGRHPYAFIPFSAGLRNCIGQRFAIMEEKVILASILRYFNVEACQKREELCPLGELILRPEKGIWIKLEKRTQQL from the exons ATGGCGATCTTTTTGGGGGCTTACACGTTCGGGATGCTGGGAGCAAGTCTTTTTGTCGGATTGCTGACCTACATCACCTACAAGCTGCTCAGCAACTACGTACACAAATGGATAGAAATGAAGCCAATACCAGAGATTGAAGGCACATACCCCCTCATAGGGAATGCACTGCAGTTCAAAGCCAACCCCggag ATTTCTTCCGTCAAATCATTGGTTACACCGAGCAGTTTAAGAATCATCCCCTGATGAAGATTTGGATCGGACCAATTCCCTTCCTAATTCTGTTCCATGCGGAGACCATCGAG ACAGTTCTGAACAACCCTATTCACATGGAGAAGGCCTATGCATACAAGTTCCTGCATCCTTGGCTTGGTACCGGTCTGCTCACCAG CACGGGAGATAAGTGGCGACGGCGGCGGAAGATGCTTACCCCCACCTTCCACTTCTCCATCCTGACCGATTTCCTCGAGGTGATGAACGAGCAGGCCGAGGTGCTGGTGGAGAAGCTGAACAAGGAGGCTGGCAAGGGCTCCTTCAACTGCTTCAACCACGTCACCCTCTGTGCCCTTGACATCATCTGCG AGACGGCGATGGGAAAGAAAATCTATGCTCAGAGTAACCACGACTCGGAGTATGTCCGATGCGTGTACAA GATGAGCGACATCATCACACGGCGACAGAGGATGCCGTGGTTCTGGCCCGACTTTGTTTATAACTATTTTGGCGAGGGCTGGGAACACGACAGGAGCCTTAAAGTCCTCCATTCTTTCACCTCCAAC GTGATCTATGAGAGGGCAGAGTACATATCTTACGTCGAGTCGGACAGCGAATCCGACCAGGGTATGAGGAAGAGAAGGGCCTTCCTGGACATGCTGCTGAAGACCACAGACGAGGAGGGCAACAAACTGACCCACCAGGACATCCAGGAGGAAGTGGACACCTTCATGttcagg GGCCACGACACCACAGCTGCTGCCATGAATTGGGCCATTCACCTGATAGGCTCCCACCCTGAGGTGCAGAAGAAGCTTCAACAAGAGCTGCATGAGgtgtttg GTGTGTCTGACCGGCCAATCAACACAGAGGATCTGAAGAATTTGCGTTACCTGGAGTGTGTGATTAAAGAATCCCTGCGACTGTTCCCCTCAGTCCCCTTTTTCGCCCGCAACATCGGTGAAAACTGCAACATCA ATGGGTTCAAAATTCCCAAAGGTGCCAATGCCATCATCATACCGTACTCCCTCCACCGTGACGAGCGCCACTTCCCCCAGCCGGAGGAGTTCCGCCCGGAACGCTTTCTGCCGGAAAACAATGTCGGGAGACATCCGTACGCGTTCATCCCCTTCTCTGCTGGACTGCGTAATTGCATtg GTCAGCGTTTTGCTATAATGGAGGAGAAGGTGATTCTGGCCTCCATTCTGCGCTACTTTAACGTGGAGGCGTGTCAGAAGCGTGAGGAACTCTGTCCACTGGGTGAACTCATTCTCCGGCCAGAGAAGGGCATATGGATTAAACTGGAGAAGAGGACACAGCAACTCTGA